The following are encoded in a window of Ignicoccus islandicus DSM 13165 genomic DNA:
- a CDS encoding DUF190 domain-containing protein, whose product MKAKTLVVLLHEGMFVDDKPLFKLIVEKFKEAGMPGVSVFKGIMGYGRHKGLSYIDPFHGHGDDPIMVIMVGSEEQVEKGAKIVKSLKEDLLVIVFDVEII is encoded by the coding sequence ATGAAAGCAAAGACCCTAGTGGTATTGCTTCACGAAGGCATGTTCGTAGATGATAAACCCTTATTCAAGTTGATTGTTGAGAAATTCAAAGAAGCCGGAATGCCCGGAGTGAGCGTATTTAAAGGGATAATGGGTTATGGGAGGCATAAAGGCCTTTCGTACATTGATCCATTTCACGGTCATGGAGACGACCCGATAATGGTAATAATGGTTGGTTCTGAAGAGCAAGTAGAGAAAGGTGCTAAGATAGTCAAATCGCTGAAGGAGGACCTTTTAGTCATCGTATTTGACGTTGAGATAATTTAA
- the argC gene encoding N-acetyl-gamma-glutamyl-phosphate reductase — MYRVAIVGASGYTGGELLRILAVHPQVEVSVATSREYAGKFVYYAHPHLRGFYKLKFKKLDNPDQLSEVVGDVDLVFLALPHKVSLHYVPKALEIGLKVVDLSADYRLKRLEDYKIWYGYEHPYPDILEKAVYGIPELYSEKIKGAQLVANPGCNASSSILATVPVAAEGLIDLDHLVVDVKVGSSEAGAKPYRGGHHPEREGTARPYDASGHRHVAELEQVLREFTGRDVKVAFTPHAVSMIRGSLASAYSWLTRDVSELDVQRAYAKFYAKKPFVKIVRGAPMPYPDVKNVYGSNYAEVGFAVDKRVGRIAMFAAIDNLMKGAAGVAVQNMNLMLGLPEDEGLKYLVPVRP, encoded by the coding sequence ATGTATAGGGTAGCAATAGTCGGGGCCTCAGGGTACACCGGAGGAGAGTTACTTAGGATACTCGCAGTTCACCCTCAAGTAGAGGTTAGCGTTGCGACTTCGAGGGAATATGCGGGAAAGTTCGTATACTACGCACACCCGCACCTCAGGGGTTTCTATAAACTTAAGTTCAAGAAGTTGGACAACCCCGATCAGTTATCTGAAGTAGTTGGGGACGTAGATTTAGTGTTCCTAGCGCTTCCTCATAAGGTCTCGCTCCACTACGTTCCGAAGGCACTTGAAATAGGTTTGAAGGTCGTGGACCTAAGTGCCGATTATAGGTTAAAGAGACTGGAAGATTACAAGATATGGTATGGATACGAACATCCATACCCCGATATACTCGAAAAGGCCGTATACGGAATACCGGAACTTTACTCTGAGAAAATAAAGGGGGCTCAACTGGTAGCGAACCCCGGCTGTAACGCTTCCTCCTCGATCCTCGCGACAGTCCCAGTAGCGGCGGAAGGCTTGATAGATTTGGATCACCTAGTTGTAGACGTGAAGGTTGGTTCCTCCGAAGCAGGCGCTAAGCCCTACCGAGGGGGCCATCATCCGGAGAGGGAAGGAACTGCGAGACCGTACGACGCTAGTGGACACAGACACGTAGCGGAACTCGAGCAAGTTTTAAGGGAGTTCACCGGTAGGGACGTCAAGGTTGCTTTCACTCCCCACGCAGTCAGCATGATAAGGGGGTCCCTCGCCTCAGCGTATTCTTGGCTCACTAGAGATGTAAGCGAATTAGACGTTCAAAGGGCATACGCGAAGTTCTATGCAAAGAAACCATTTGTTAAGATAGTAAGGGGCGCTCCCATGCCTTATCCGGACGTGAAGAACGTCTACGGTAGCAACTACGCTGAGGTAGGTTTCGCGGTAGATAAGAGGGTAGGCAGAATAGCAATGTTCGCGGCAATAGATAACCTAATGAAAGGCGCTGCCGGAGTGGCAGTTCAAAACATGAACTTAATGTTGGGTCTACCAGAGGACGAAGGCCTCAAGTACCTAGTTCCAGTTAGACCTTAA
- a CDS encoding zinc ribbon domain-containing protein: MPIVYVCSSCNSVIEVFVGGDSKGIPSLYSIVNRYGRCPKCGAELVFDIESTKTKTVPVKEVIKKYRDGKYDNKPKVKSIVERVLEEMKSKNKSSRLKRRIRKVRSSVTQE; this comes from the coding sequence TTGCCTATCGTCTACGTTTGTAGTTCATGTAACAGCGTTATTGAAGTATTTGTGGGAGGAGACAGTAAGGGAATACCATCTCTGTACTCTATAGTTAATCGTTACGGGAGGTGTCCCAAGTGCGGTGCGGAGCTAGTTTTCGATATAGAGAGTACTAAAACGAAGACTGTTCCAGTGAAGGAGGTCATTAAGAAATATAGGGATGGGAAGTACGATAATAAGCCTAAGGTGAAGAGTATAGTAGAAAGAGTGTTAGAGGAAATGAAAAGCAAGAACAAGAGTTCGAGGCTTAAGAGGAGGATAAGAAAGGTTCGAAGTAGCGTTACTCAGGAGTAA
- a CDS encoding TetR/AcrR family transcriptional regulator encodes MNGEASTKEKILQAARKVFAEKGFLKASVESIAREAEVSKSLVFWYFKNKDELIKEVVKDILPGKAVEECLSKNIKGEELVRCFIERYVKLLSDPLNKKLAIHLMGLSLVHPNYKKLYDEFCEEALRELARRLFCREPDEVDMATVRGLNGLVLCNSARGYDKVEVLASIAIPLLKERGLCT; translated from the coding sequence GTGAATGGCGAGGCTTCTACTAAAGAGAAAATCCTTCAAGCCGCCCGAAAGGTGTTCGCCGAAAAGGGATTCTTAAAAGCTTCCGTTGAAAGCATAGCCCGAGAGGCTGAAGTTTCCAAGAGCTTGGTATTCTGGTATTTCAAAAACAAAGACGAATTGATCAAGGAAGTAGTTAAAGACATATTGCCCGGAAAGGCCGTCGAGGAATGCTTATCGAAAAACATCAAGGGCGAAGAGCTAGTTAGGTGTTTCATTGAAAGGTACGTTAAGTTGCTCTCGGATCCCTTGAACAAGAAGCTTGCAATTCACTTAATGGGATTGTCTCTAGTCCACCCAAACTATAAGAAGTTATATGACGAGTTTTGCGAAGAAGCACTAAGGGAACTGGCTAGAAGGTTATTCTGCAGAGAACCAGACGAGGTCGATATGGCTACTGTAAGGGGTTTGAACGGCTTGGTCCTATGTAACTCGGCAAGGGGTTACGACAAGGTTGAGGTACTCGCATCCATAGCGATACCTCTCCTAAAAGAGAGGGGGCTATGTACTTAA
- the sufB gene encoding Fe-S cluster assembly protein SufB, with amino-acid sequence MKSSYSILKYYIDEISKKLKEPEWAYKLRLKAAELYDKVPTPPWMPEDFDLEAFAAKAAQEEFVKPSEDQIPEWYKTILDRIGVPDIEQSMLAGVTVMVNENVVYEAQKRELRKKGVILKSLDEAVREHPDIVKKFLHRAQTPESHKLAALHVALRRGGTFVYVPKGVRVPFPVQAFFVITEEQLAQTEHTLIIADERSYLHFIEGCIVPIPAPYSVHLGGSEFYALTGSRLRVSSLENWLGEVVHVPVKGAEVHENAQLEELGVALGGIRIGMRPKIRLVGKGAKVSYNNIAFLKRRMSSWSGSTVIHEAPKTRSSVVNRSVMKDQSFEEFLGEIIVKKDARDVIGHQACNTLLLNDGAKNVTIPKLVSEVAEADLAHEGTVGRIGEEQVFYLRSMGFDEHEAIQMLTIGFIDPLIQDLPADYVRAIREIVKMTLGAS; translated from the coding sequence TTGAAGTCCTCTTATTCTATTCTCAAGTACTACATCGATGAAATATCGAAGAAATTGAAGGAACCGGAATGGGCCTATAAGCTCAGGCTAAAGGCTGCCGAGCTTTACGATAAAGTTCCAACTCCCCCTTGGATGCCTGAGGACTTCGACTTAGAGGCCTTTGCTGCAAAGGCAGCCCAAGAGGAGTTCGTGAAACCATCCGAAGATCAAATTCCAGAATGGTACAAAACTATACTCGACAGAATAGGCGTTCCAGATATCGAGCAAAGCATGCTGGCCGGAGTTACTGTAATGGTTAACGAGAACGTAGTGTACGAAGCGCAAAAGAGGGAGCTGAGGAAGAAGGGCGTAATACTGAAATCCCTTGATGAAGCCGTAAGGGAACACCCAGACATAGTCAAAAAGTTCCTCCATAGAGCCCAAACGCCGGAATCGCACAAGTTAGCTGCACTCCACGTGGCCTTGAGGAGGGGTGGTACGTTCGTTTACGTACCGAAGGGAGTAAGGGTTCCGTTCCCGGTGCAAGCGTTCTTCGTGATTACAGAGGAACAATTAGCTCAGACTGAGCACACTCTAATAATAGCAGATGAGAGAAGCTACCTTCACTTCATTGAAGGCTGTATAGTACCGATACCGGCTCCATATAGCGTTCACTTGGGCGGAAGCGAATTCTATGCACTAACTGGCTCTAGGCTAAGGGTTTCGAGCCTCGAGAACTGGTTAGGCGAGGTGGTACACGTTCCAGTGAAGGGCGCTGAAGTTCACGAAAACGCGCAGCTAGAAGAACTCGGAGTCGCCTTGGGCGGAATTAGGATAGGTATGAGACCTAAAATAAGGCTAGTAGGTAAGGGAGCCAAAGTCTCGTATAACAACATAGCGTTCCTCAAAAGAAGGATGAGCTCGTGGAGCGGCTCTACAGTGATCCATGAGGCTCCTAAGACTAGGTCATCCGTAGTCAACAGAAGCGTCATGAAGGACCAAAGCTTCGAAGAGTTCTTAGGTGAGATAATAGTTAAGAAGGACGCTAGAGACGTAATAGGACACCAAGCGTGCAATACGCTGCTGCTCAACGATGGCGCAAAGAACGTTACTATTCCGAAATTAGTTAGTGAAGTCGCTGAGGCAGATTTAGCTCACGAGGGAACTGTAGGCAGAATAGGCGAGGAACAAGTATTCTACCTAAGAAGTATGGGCTTCGACGAACACGAGGCAATACAAATGCTCACGATAGGCTTCATCGATCCACTAATACAAGATCTACCGGCGGATTACGTAAGAGCCATAAGGGAAATCGTCAAGATGACACTGGGAGCGAGCTAA
- the amrS gene encoding AmmeMemoRadiSam system radical SAM enzyme, giving the protein MGKLDFWLGKKWVREADKDLTKDLGNGWVECDLCWRKCKLPPDTYGVCGVRANIGGKLYTLVYGLLTAANVDPIEKKPLLHFEPGSKVFSISTAGCNFFCRFCQNWEISQARREEIYGRYLEPEKVVQLAKEMGADGISFTYNEPTIFFEYMYDVAKIAKKEGLFTTMVTNGYMTPEAIRKLGPYMDAVTVDFKGSANKEFYRRYMAVPDPAPIFESLKVMKEVGWFIEVTDLIVPKVGDKEEDLRNLAQWIKDNLGPEIPFHLLRFHPDYLMRDFPPTPVETLEKLAKIAKEEVGLHYVYIGNVGGHPLENTYCPKCGELVVERYGFYIVSWKLTEDFRCPKCGYKLNFKGRFHGTTWW; this is encoded by the coding sequence TTGGGAAAGCTCGATTTCTGGCTAGGGAAGAAATGGGTTAGGGAAGCCGATAAGGATCTAACGAAGGACTTAGGTAACGGATGGGTTGAATGCGATTTATGTTGGAGGAAGTGTAAGTTACCACCCGATACTTACGGCGTTTGTGGCGTCAGGGCTAACATAGGAGGCAAACTATACACTTTAGTTTACGGACTTCTCACTGCCGCCAATGTCGATCCAATTGAGAAGAAACCTCTATTACACTTCGAGCCTGGTTCGAAGGTATTTAGTATAAGTACGGCAGGTTGCAACTTCTTCTGCAGATTCTGTCAGAACTGGGAGATAAGTCAAGCTAGGAGGGAAGAGATATACGGGAGGTACCTGGAGCCCGAGAAGGTCGTTCAGTTAGCTAAGGAGATGGGTGCTGACGGAATAAGCTTTACCTACAACGAGCCCACTATATTCTTCGAGTACATGTATGACGTTGCTAAAATAGCTAAGAAGGAAGGACTCTTTACTACCATGGTTACAAACGGCTACATGACTCCTGAAGCAATAAGGAAGTTAGGCCCTTACATGGATGCCGTTACCGTAGACTTCAAGGGATCTGCAAATAAGGAATTCTATAGAAGGTATATGGCGGTACCAGACCCAGCCCCGATTTTCGAGAGCTTAAAAGTCATGAAGGAAGTTGGATGGTTTATTGAAGTGACAGACTTAATAGTTCCAAAAGTAGGAGACAAGGAAGAAGACTTGAGGAACCTAGCTCAATGGATTAAGGACAACTTGGGTCCGGAAATACCTTTCCATTTACTTCGCTTCCATCCAGATTACCTAATGAGAGACTTCCCCCCAACTCCCGTGGAGACTTTAGAGAAACTAGCTAAGATAGCTAAGGAGGAAGTAGGTCTGCATTACGTGTACATAGGCAACGTAGGTGGACATCCACTAGAGAATACCTACTGTCCTAAGTGCGGTGAGTTAGTAGTTGAGAGATACGGCTTCTACATCGTATCATGGAAGTTAACTGAAGACTTCCGTTGCCCCAAATGCGGCTACAAACTCAATTTCAAAGGCAGATTCCATGGGACAACGTGGTGGTGA
- the mtnA gene encoding S-methyl-5-thioribose-1-phosphate isomerase, which yields MVNLDEIFKPIYFKDGQMFWIDTRYIPWEEIWRHTKDYNRVAQAIKDMEIRGAPAIGVAAAFGMALAAIYSNARNIDELLKDLEKAKEVLSKTRPTAVNLFWALDRVMQAALKASESGDVEKVREVVLNEAYAIQREDIEQNVRMGKIGAELIEDGDVILTHCNTGALATAGYGTALGVIRAAWEQGKRIEVIATETRPVAQGARLTVWELVREGIPAKLISDTMVGYLMSKKKISKVFLGADRILLSGHFANKIGTYQIAVLAHYHKVPFYTVAPTSTIDPKRTLDQLVIEERSPEEVRRCPYPYEKIYVTVPSIDVYNPAFDVTPPELVTGIVTEEGVAYPPYWVSLREIMRKKGYQI from the coding sequence TTGGTCAATTTAGACGAGATCTTTAAGCCTATCTACTTCAAAGACGGACAGATGTTTTGGATCGATACGAGATACATACCATGGGAAGAAATATGGAGACATACGAAGGACTACAATAGGGTTGCACAAGCTATAAAAGACATGGAAATAAGAGGGGCACCGGCCATAGGAGTTGCCGCGGCCTTCGGTATGGCGTTAGCAGCAATCTATTCAAATGCAAGAAATATCGATGAATTACTAAAGGACTTGGAAAAAGCTAAGGAAGTTCTATCTAAGACTAGACCAACCGCGGTTAACTTATTCTGGGCGCTCGACCGAGTGATGCAAGCAGCATTGAAGGCCTCGGAGAGCGGTGACGTGGAGAAGGTAAGAGAGGTCGTACTTAACGAGGCTTACGCTATCCAAAGGGAAGATATCGAACAGAACGTAAGGATGGGCAAAATAGGGGCCGAGTTAATAGAAGACGGAGACGTGATACTAACCCATTGCAACACTGGCGCGTTGGCTACTGCCGGCTACGGCACTGCATTAGGAGTAATAAGAGCCGCATGGGAGCAGGGTAAGAGAATAGAAGTGATTGCAACGGAAACGAGACCAGTAGCTCAAGGAGCGAGGTTAACCGTCTGGGAATTAGTGAGAGAAGGCATTCCAGCCAAATTAATAAGCGACACCATGGTAGGATATCTAATGAGTAAGAAGAAGATAAGTAAAGTATTCTTGGGTGCAGACAGGATACTTCTGAGCGGTCACTTCGCTAACAAGATAGGTACTTATCAAATAGCGGTATTAGCCCACTATCACAAAGTACCTTTCTACACTGTTGCTCCTACATCTACGATAGATCCGAAGAGGACGTTAGATCAATTGGTAATTGAAGAGAGGAGTCCAGAAGAAGTTAGGAGATGTCCCTATCCATACGAGAAAATTTACGTAACTGTGCCTTCGATAGATGTGTATAATCCGGCGTTCGACGTAACGCCGCCGGAATTGGTAACCGGAATAGTTACTGAAGAGGGCGTAGCGTATCCGCCTTATTGGGTAAGCCTTAGGGAAATAATGAGAAAGAAGGGATATCAAATCTAA
- the hsp20 gene encoding archaeal heat shock protein Hsp20 translates to MFWRRRNIFDLFDYLLRDIEKELQLFETEVERLIEEAARSGEVRVERYGPYVYGFSITIGPDGRPIIREFGNIRRGLEGTKVEEEFEPLVDVMEDEDKITVVAELPGVKKENVKVKVGKDYVEIRASNGKKFYKRVALPAKVKPETAKANFNNGVLEVTVEKAEKGKKEGEVEVTPE, encoded by the coding sequence ATGTTCTGGAGGAGAAGGAACATATTCGATTTGTTTGATTACTTACTTAGAGACATCGAAAAGGAGTTACAACTCTTCGAAACTGAAGTAGAGAGGCTCATTGAAGAGGCCGCCAGAAGCGGCGAAGTGAGGGTCGAGAGATACGGACCATACGTTTACGGGTTTTCAATAACTATAGGACCCGATGGAAGGCCCATAATAAGGGAGTTCGGTAACATAAGGAGAGGTCTCGAAGGCACTAAGGTAGAGGAGGAGTTCGAGCCTCTAGTCGATGTAATGGAGGACGAAGACAAGATTACTGTAGTAGCTGAGTTACCAGGTGTTAAGAAGGAAAACGTAAAGGTAAAGGTAGGCAAGGACTACGTTGAGATAAGGGCTTCGAACGGTAAGAAGTTCTATAAGAGAGTGGCCTTACCGGCCAAAGTGAAGCCCGAAACTGCTAAGGCCAACTTCAACAACGGCGTATTGGAAGTAACTGTCGAGAAGGCCGAAAAGGGTAAGAAGGAAGGAGAAGTAGAAGTTACTCCTGAGTAA
- a CDS encoding ParA family protein, producing MNILKLLARLFARKKPKEIIIEEEKLPERVSVMNAIGNSSPKGGIGKTTIQLESGVQLIMRGKEIVFIDWDIMSPRLSLRLLKDLGEGPSLVKVLIGEVDILSAVRETTITGRRGSVTINVVPAVTNDDIPGNINRLLEEMNDPSKVIQTVDKMKNAVETLAKRYDVVFNDYPVPSWAAYYTYQRLLSRTSSWLNLLSDSSPNMIKLIGQLHERYTKNIPVLGTVVNMVRPNLDEINKAKEYVLDLCQKVNGRVAMVVPFDGKLYDVFAGGLASPASLNYTPESSPALLQIKRFVDYIEAAIENRIDVHCETLVPTF from the coding sequence ATGAATATCTTGAAACTATTAGCGCGCTTGTTCGCTCGAAAGAAGCCTAAGGAGATAATTATTGAAGAGGAGAAATTGCCTGAAAGAGTTAGCGTTATGAATGCTATAGGAAACTCTTCTCCCAAAGGAGGTATCGGTAAGACAACTATACAGCTAGAAAGCGGAGTTCAGTTAATTATGAGGGGTAAGGAAATAGTCTTCATCGATTGGGACATAATGTCTCCTCGACTTTCACTTAGATTATTGAAGGATTTAGGCGAAGGTCCAAGTCTCGTTAAAGTGTTAATCGGTGAAGTAGACATACTCTCTGCGGTAAGGGAAACTACGATAACCGGCAGGAGAGGATCAGTTACAATAAACGTCGTTCCAGCAGTAACGAACGACGACATACCGGGTAATATAAATAGACTCTTAGAAGAGATGAACGATCCATCTAAAGTTATACAAACGGTCGACAAAATGAAGAACGCAGTTGAAACGCTTGCTAAGAGGTACGACGTAGTTTTCAACGATTACCCCGTACCCTCTTGGGCGGCATATTACACTTACCAGAGACTCCTCTCGAGGACTAGCTCTTGGCTCAACTTGCTTTCCGATAGTTCTCCCAACATGATAAAACTAATCGGTCAACTGCACGAAAGGTATACTAAAAACATTCCCGTTTTAGGAACTGTAGTCAACATGGTTAGACCTAACTTGGATGAAATAAATAAAGCTAAGGAATACGTCCTCGATCTATGTCAAAAGGTTAACGGAAGAGTTGCGATGGTAGTACCCTTCGACGGGAAGCTCTATGACGTTTTCGCTGGAGGTCTAGCTTCTCCCGCGTCCCTCAATTATACTCCCGAATCCAGTCCCGCATTACTGCAAATAAAGAGGTTCGTGGATTACATTGAAGCCGCAATAGAGAATAGAATAGATGTTCATTGCGAAACCCTAGTACCCACGTTCTAA
- the sufC gene encoding Fe-S cluster assembly ATPase SufC, giving the protein MNALEVIDLWVKVEGKEILKGVNLNIPKGELHILMGPNGAGKSTLAMTLAGHPKYVVEKGKIVLCGEEITHLPPEERARKGLMVLFQTPPELEGVYVADLINKISERFGSKVDVEELLKEVNLPPSFAYRYVNKGFSGGERKRFETARILAAKPKVVVMDEPDSGVDVESIKVIANTINKLLQMGTSVLVITHYRNILKYVTPHKVHVMIDGRIVKSGDISLVEEIEKKGFKEVVMH; this is encoded by the coding sequence ATGAACGCCCTTGAAGTAATTGACCTATGGGTCAAGGTAGAGGGAAAGGAAATACTCAAAGGAGTGAATTTAAACATACCGAAAGGAGAGCTACATATACTAATGGGACCTAACGGTGCGGGAAAGAGTACGCTGGCTATGACCTTAGCTGGCCATCCCAAATACGTCGTCGAGAAGGGGAAAATAGTTTTATGTGGAGAGGAGATAACGCACTTACCTCCGGAAGAGAGGGCTCGGAAAGGCTTAATGGTATTGTTCCAGACACCCCCGGAATTGGAAGGAGTGTACGTGGCAGATCTTATAAATAAGATTTCCGAGCGATTCGGATCTAAAGTTGACGTTGAGGAGTTACTAAAGGAGGTTAACTTACCTCCCAGCTTCGCCTATCGTTACGTCAATAAGGGCTTTAGCGGCGGAGAAAGGAAGAGGTTCGAAACGGCTAGAATTCTCGCGGCCAAACCGAAAGTAGTTGTTATGGACGAGCCTGATTCCGGAGTCGACGTAGAAAGCATAAAGGTCATCGCCAATACAATCAACAAGCTCCTTCAAATGGGTACTTCCGTTCTAGTAATAACGCATTATAGAAACATCTTGAAGTACGTTACCCCGCATAAAGTTCACGTAATGATAGATGGGAGAATCGTTAAGTCCGGAGATATTTCTCTTGTCGAAGAAATTGAGAAGAAAGGGTTTAAGGAGGTGGTTATGCATTGA
- a CDS encoding universal stress protein: MKKAIVALDGSEYSKYALEYVLDLLDKSKWKLILLHVIPSLEEFGIESVAPPSLVVQLLEELKENAKKIIEEGEAKAKEKGFEVEGLIKEGHVGKTIVQTAEELDVDLIAMGTRGLSGIKALILGSVARYVSNHAHCPVLVVRKKGE; this comes from the coding sequence TTGAAAAAGGCTATAGTTGCCCTCGACGGTTCGGAATATAGTAAGTACGCATTAGAATATGTATTAGATCTACTGGATAAAAGCAAATGGAAGTTGATACTCCTTCACGTTATACCTAGCTTAGAAGAGTTTGGTATAGAGTCAGTGGCTCCGCCGTCGCTGGTCGTCCAGCTACTTGAGGAATTAAAGGAAAACGCTAAGAAAATAATTGAGGAGGGAGAGGCCAAGGCTAAGGAAAAAGGATTCGAAGTCGAAGGCCTAATAAAGGAAGGTCACGTCGGGAAAACAATAGTTCAAACCGCGGAGGAACTGGATGTAGATCTCATAGCAATGGGGACCAGGGGTCTGAGCGGAATAAAGGCCTTGATATTGGGTAGCGTTGCCAGATACGTCTCCAATCACGCCCACTGTCCGGTACTCGTAGTTAGAAAGAAGGGCGAGTAA
- a CDS encoding PINc/VapC family ATPase: protein MESEVYVPDMSTILRGTLTKFIKAGYIRGRIALHTAIIRELEKEAKKGLASGITGLEEIANLKDLEKEGLIVLELYDDKERDVNEALRHLVRKLNGILVTSDRVQSLVATAMGIRVFYIGDFKPLKLKFEEFFDEDTMSIHLKEGDLPRAKKGRPGDWEMVTIRETPLTASELEEIAFEIIEAARSRKDSYIEVDKEGTTVVQLGRYRIVITRPPLSDGWEITAVRPVAKLKLSDYDLPEKLIKRLEERAEGILIAGSPGAGKTTFAQALAEYYAEKGKIVKTIESPRDMILPSTITQYSKEHTSLQELYAILLLSRPDYTIFDEMRTDEDFKLYSDLRMAGIGMVGVVHATTPIDAVQRLIGRVELGMIPSIVDTVIFIDSGEVAKVYELQMTVKLPTGLKEADLSRPVVEVRNFLTGELEYEIYTWGEQTMVIPVKRIGTKGAEKIQNLIYKVLPEATSIEVKDGTVVVTIPKWMSKNVLKKAKKLKKLESKLNMKIKVKYTEE from the coding sequence TTGGAGTCAGAAGTCTACGTCCCGGATATGAGCACTATATTGAGAGGGACCTTAACTAAGTTCATTAAGGCAGGATACATCAGAGGGAGAATAGCCCTCCATACGGCAATAATAAGGGAATTGGAAAAAGAGGCTAAGAAGGGCCTCGCTTCCGGAATCACTGGCCTAGAGGAAATAGCTAACTTGAAGGACTTAGAGAAGGAAGGTTTAATCGTACTCGAGCTCTACGACGATAAGGAAAGAGACGTCAACGAAGCTCTCAGACATTTAGTTAGAAAGCTCAATGGCATCTTAGTTACGAGCGATAGAGTGCAGAGCTTAGTAGCGACGGCTATGGGGATAAGAGTATTCTATATAGGTGACTTTAAGCCTCTGAAACTGAAGTTCGAGGAATTCTTCGACGAGGATACAATGAGCATACACCTAAAGGAGGGAGACCTTCCTAGGGCTAAGAAGGGAAGGCCTGGCGATTGGGAAATGGTCACCATTAGGGAGACTCCCTTAACTGCTTCCGAGTTAGAGGAAATAGCCTTCGAAATAATCGAGGCAGCCAGATCTAGGAAGGATTCGTATATCGAGGTAGATAAAGAGGGAACGACCGTAGTTCAGCTGGGAAGGTATAGAATCGTAATAACTAGGCCTCCGCTCTCCGATGGATGGGAGATAACTGCCGTAAGGCCAGTGGCTAAGCTCAAGTTAAGCGATTACGATCTCCCCGAGAAGCTAATAAAGAGGCTCGAAGAGAGGGCCGAAGGCATTCTCATCGCAGGTTCCCCTGGAGCTGGTAAAACCACCTTCGCTCAAGCCTTAGCAGAGTACTATGCTGAGAAAGGGAAGATAGTTAAGACGATTGAGTCCCCAAGGGACATGATCCTTCCAAGCACTATAACTCAATATTCCAAAGAGCATACGAGCTTGCAGGAACTTTATGCTATCTTGTTATTGTCGAGGCCCGATTACACGATATTCGATGAAATGAGGACTGACGAAGACTTCAAGCTCTATTCGGATCTAAGGATGGCGGGAATTGGCATGGTGGGAGTAGTTCACGCAACTACTCCAATAGACGCCGTTCAAAGGCTTATAGGTAGAGTGGAGCTCGGTATGATCCCGAGCATCGTAGATACGGTAATCTTCATTGACAGCGGTGAGGTCGCTAAAGTTTACGAGCTTCAAATGACCGTCAAACTACCTACTGGACTAAAGGAGGCTGACCTATCGAGACCGGTAGTGGAAGTTAGGAACTTCTTGACTGGCGAATTGGAATACGAGATATATACTTGGGGCGAGCAAACCATGGTTATTCCAGTTAAGCGGATTGGTACCAAGGGTGCCGAAAAGATCCAAAATTTGATTTACAAGGTATTACCAGAGGCGACATCTATTGAAGTAAAGGACGGAACTGTAGTAGTTACGATACCTAAATGGATGTCAAAGAACGTCTTGAAGAAGGCTAAGAAACTAAAGAAGCTTGAGAGTAAGTTAAACATGAAGATAAAAGTGAAATATACCGAGGAATAA